A segment of the Doryrhamphus excisus isolate RoL2022-K1 chromosome 7, RoL_Dexc_1.0, whole genome shotgun sequence genome:
GCTCACCTCCCACCAACCAATTACATGGAGCTTCCATACACCAGAGGAAGAGATCAGGTACAgatttgtttctttttggcCCGAAAAACTAATAGCCTGTTGCAGCTATTGAGAGAAAGCCTTCCTTAAAGTTGCCGCCTGTGTTGTTTAGCCTTGGACCGGCCTGCTGGCTGTGGGACTACCTCAGGAGGAGTGGACAGGTGagcaaaatgcaaataattcagtttttatttactctgcattccaaaaacatgcatgttcgcTTAATTGGAggctttaaattgtccataagtatgaatgtgagtgtcaattaTTGTGTCTATGTGCCCgcgattgactggcaaccaatccaggttgtacccagcctctcaccctaagtcagctgggataggctccagcatacccctgtgaacCTAATGACGATACGCAGCATGGAAAACGCGGATAGATATCCCAGCACCATTAGTGATTGGCAAAAAAAACGCAACTAATTAATACGGCCACAAACCCTTCCTGCGAGATTGATGACTTTCTCCTCTGATTTcttatcaacatttgcaataagcgTGACTATTGTAATTATTCAATTAGATTCATCTGCAgaaccctccccttctctcttcagtCGTGACACAATCTATGTTTAATCCATAAATGTGCCTTACATACATATTAAAcccatttaaaatataaaatgtatagctaCTCATgactaataaatgataatataagATCATCAAGAACTGATGGAATACGAGTCACGCAGAAGTTGTATAGTGgtgtgatttttcttttttttgcatgtttgtcatactgaaatgtttcagatcatcaaacaaatttaaatatcattgttttgtgtggggggaaaaaaagggaagGCAAATTTATGTTATTACAGACATGCAGACATGTAGAAGCATAGCCCAGGCTTGATTTGAATGTCGAAAACAGACATTTAATGAATTGCtaaaaaattgctaaaaatcccaaatattttcaattatttgggTTTTTTAGCAATTCACGGGTAATCTGGGGTAATAACGACTGCCAGAAGCAGTGATCTACTCTACCACTAATTTTATCCACATAGGCTGGATTTCTGTTGCCGCTAAGTGGGGGTGTTGACAGCTCCTCAACAGCTTGTATCGTCTACTCCATGTGTGTGCTGGTCTGCAGAGCTGTAGCAAACGGCAGTGAGTAGCTTTACTTTCCATACATTCATAACATTTCACATCTCCTTGTGCATCTCTGCAGATGAGTTGTTGTTGGTTATTGGGTAGTGAGCAATAAAAAACTGCTTTCACCTTCAGACAAGCAGGTGCTGGAAGATGTTCGTAGGATAGTTGGAGAAGAATCCTACTTCCCTCAGCAGCCAAGGGAGCTCTGTGGTCATATCTTCACCACTTGCTACATGGCCACTGAAAACTCATCACAGGACACTTGCAACCGTGCCAAAGAGTTGGCCAGTCAGATTGGCAGGTAGGCAAGATCACCTGTTTTAGCATGTGTATAACTATAGATGTACTTTTTAAGGGGTACTCAAGCACACATTAGACACGCATGGACCAagtacgacttttttttttcttttatgtatttatttttggaaaaactgttattaaaatgaaactgaaagcttttattgcttttattgaCACATAGATACATATGGTATTAATTTGGGAAATGAACCATCATGAGTTTTCTTGGTTTTCAGCACGCATATGAATGTAAATATCGACATGGCAGTGAAAGGTATTCTGGGTGTCTTCTCGATGGTCACTGGGAAGTGGCCTGCATTTCGTGCCAATGGTGGAAGCCACAGGGAAAACTTGGCATTGCAGAATGTACAGGTGAGTTTTAGTAGTTCTCTCTCATCCTTTTACAGCCTTACACTTCCTTACACAACATGCACTGTGTCAGTAGGCCAGGGTCAGGATGGTGCTGGCCTATCTCTTTGCCCAACTAAGTCTGTGGACTCGGGGAAAAGCAGGAGGGTTGTTGGTGCTGGGCTCAGCCAATGTCGATGAGAGGTAACTTATTTTGAATTTTGCATCTCGTGAAACCTCCAAAGTACAAACTTCAAACACAATTGTCCTCTAGTTTGGACACATGGAGCTGGACCACTGATTCTCAGGCAGGGAGCACATTTCACTGTACATTGTAGACTCCGTTCCATTCCGCTTAACCAGGTCCGGGTTGTGGGGGCAACACTCTCAATAGGGAAATTACATGATTGGGATTACATGATTTTTGTGTGGGAACATATGGCTTTTTCATGCTGATCAGATAATATTGATTGACCTGacatatttatgaataaatgatgaatcCCGAACCAATTCTTCAGTTAAtaatgacagttactatggtacccattatgtcattgtatggtcatatcacctcgcacttcagtacgtgaaaaaagaaaaacaaaacaaacaaaaaaaacttaaactatattaggaaagcaggaatcgaacaaatgtaacagttactgattgtaaaagtaccagatggaggggtaggatttaataagctttgcttcttcctactccttttggacatgtggaactgtgaacttattatgggatgcactcaattgtaatctgatgcatgttcaaatgaaataaaaccattaccattactattctTCTTATATAACAGTCtaaataccaacaaaacaaATTCCCTTTCTCAGTAATACTCCTCCATAAAACTTTTCTTCTCAGTCTGACAGGCTATTTTACAAAGTACGACTGTTCCAGTGCTGACATCAACCCCATTGGGGGCATCAGCAAGAATGACCTGAAGACCTTCCTACTTTATTGCGTGGACCACTTCCAGCTCACTGCTCTGAAAAggtgaggaggagggggggggtctaTCAGCTACAGACACCACAGAAAGACGacctgaataataaataaataatttgaattaCTTATTCACAGCTTATGCCATTTTGATCCTGAACATGCTAGTACACtctttgttggggggggggggttattggaTAATATACTTTATGGGCTCACCTCGTTCATTCTGTGGAAAACTGAAATGTTCCAACAGTGGGGCTCTGGCATTTGCCTTAGAAACCATTGCCTTCAGTCATATTtactgaatatacagtatatttaatattcaatatttactAACAGGAGGGTTTACTcactccatccaaccctgtcttctgcatctgtctctttcacaccaactaccctcatgtcctccttcactacatccataaacctcctctttggtcttcctctacgcctcctacctggcagttctaaacgcagcatccttctaccctctgatgtactccttcctgatcctatccatcctggtcactctctaggccaaacaacatggctggtctcaccacagttttgtatacctttcctttcattttagctgaaactcttctatcacatcacgcctgacatttttctccatccgttccatcctgcctgcacacgcttcttcacctccttttcactaTCTCCATTGAACTGTTGActccaagtacttaaaattttCCACCTTCTGTAACTCTTCTCCCTGTAATAGGCTTTCTCCAcatctacaaagacacaatgcagcgCCCTCTGACCTTCTCTGCACTTCTCTATTAACATtcttaaagcaaatactgcatctgtcgtactcttttttttttttttttgcatgaaatcATCCTGCTGCTAACAAATGCTTACTTCTGCTCTTAGTCTAGCTTCAACTACTCTTTGATTCCCCATTGATTCAAGGTAAGGTCTGtaaaatctatatattttttattccagCATCATGGCTGCTCCACCCACAGCTGAACTCGAACCTCTGGCTGATGGACAGGTGGCACAGACAGACGAGGTATGATACCAGAATCTATTCTAAGTCCTAAAACTTTACCAGGAAGACTCCTAAGTCTTTTCAGGTGATAGCTGCTACAGAATGTGTATGGTCATCTCTTGTCACTCTACGGTCCGAACATTGTGCCAACACTCTAtgatgttttttcaaaaattaatgtATACATTtgattgctgtttcgtggttgccTGTTATTAGTCAAACAATATGCATACTTAAGCAAGTTTGACTTATTTTtagcctaaatgaagcattttcaatcaCAAATGTAACTAAATGAACTGAActacaaatgtaaggcattcagatgAAGTATTCAAAGGCGTACTCTACTCTACCaggtgtcactagtaacacACACCAaacttgattgccagaacaagaggcttttattgcaggtttgacttATCTTACTgtaggcacaataataacacaatattaataatgatagtaataataatggtaatcataataataacacaggcaaCTGTTGTGGCCGTAATCCAGCTATatctcaactctgaaccctcgtTGTCACTTCTGTCCACACGTCcggaacatatttacagtaacacAGACAAGAACAAGTCTTGTTTATGtcctgttattatatctactatatgggAAATAGAggtgtgttatttaatgtcttgaggaatctaataatgttaaaaacatatatatatttggaagGTCATCAACATGTTTatatgttgctgtaaatgtgttccagtgttttatttatttatttatttatttttgtgtgtcccATCCAGCCATTAGGGCAAATAGCtggaatttgatttgatttgatttttttattatatttttttttgattgtattttattttatttatttattttttgtgtgtgtcccgtccagccattggggcaaaTAGCTGGAGTTTTATGAATACATGAGTAAACATCACCATTCCTGTTGCTCCAGGCTGACATGGGGATAACCTACTCACAGCTGTCAGTCATTGGTCGACTCAGGAAGATCTCTAAATGTGGACCTTTCAGTATGTTCTGCAAACTCATTCACATGTGGAAGGATGTGCTGTCACCCACAGAGGTGAGGCATCTCTTGTATGGATGGTCTTTCACTATCAACTCAGTAGGAACACCCAGTGGGATACATTGATACTAAAATCTAAATTCAAATGTTGTAAACTTGAAAAACTAGATTAGTTATGTCCTCATACCGCTTCATTAAAATGCTTCACCTTAGAAGTGCCAATTTAGTCAATAAACAGCAAGTCTGCTCTGAAGAGCATCACGGATATTTGTGGTTGCATTCTGGTAACTATTTTGCGCTTTGTGTACGTGACATCATCATTAGTGATGTGTGATACCACTGATTTCTTTTCCAATTCGATACTGCGGAATATTTAGGCTGGTGTCGGCGATACTAATCCAGTAGcatagtttataaaataaagaatataagACAGTaaactattcatttattttaaacaactGCATATCATTTAGACAAGGTCTTcatcatttaaattaaattaaatttagctACTTTTCATGACAGGAAATTGACTGTTTGTTGCCCCAATGCAAAGGTTGCCCAGAAGGTGAAGCACTTCTTCAGGATGTACTCTGTCAACCGCCACAAGATGACCTCAGTGACTCCATCCTACCACGCTGAGAGCTACAGCCCCGACGACAACCGCTTTGACCTCCGACCCTTCCTATACAACACGCGCTGGGACCGACAGTTTCTCTCCATTGACAGTCAGGTATCCCTACACGTTATACGATGTTTGTATTCTGCACCAGATGTTTATGTCACAGCTTTGTTTTGACCacaaacaatgtacaatgtTTGTCTTTGGAAAAGCACAATATCAACATAGACCAGAAATGATATGTCATTGGCATTGAACGGACACTTGCCTTGAGACTTCtatatcaaaatgctggcacttgcaactttctttggctctcTTTTGGCTTATTTTGTAGCTGTGATTAAAAGAAAAGCAAATGCTTGAGCTCAGAAACACTATTGAGTACAAGaattaactcatggcaaaacaagaaggtggtgtccgtgttggcCTTGCTGCCACATCAGGTCTTGGGCAACAATCACGTCTTCATGGAAGGTGAAagtttcatttgtcatttatatgaacagttgtgccttggttagcgtcactaataggtctgactcaaaccaaaacaaactctaaccaaagcatgttttccaatagaaaataatgtaaatcaaattcATCCGTTACAGGCCTACAAAAATTTTAACACAAACATTTCTAGACATTATTTGTGGACATACATGCATaaaactgaacatttaacatgacttttactttaattttgcaCGGCGGCGAATCCCAACTGTTCAATCCCAACTGTTAATGCATTTATGTGGCACAAAAAATCTATGCAGAGTTcagttttttcattaaaaagacAATGCCACaaacatgaaatatgaaattacaaaaaatggccAGTGGGATATAATATGCGATCATGCATTTTTAGTTGGACAAGGTCTATGGATGacattaatctttttttttcccttgcccTCAGGTGTCCAAGATGGCAGCAACCATGCCAAAGTCGTAGGGCATTACCAGTGTGCAGCAGTTCACATATGTTATTCAGCGGGACTACGACTGCTGCAGAAAGAGATTTGCATCATCTGGAAAAAATTCATGTCCTAAATGAATACCCATTCTACAATGTTGCTTTTTTCAAGTGAATTTAGGGAAAATTTAGGGAAAAATGATTCAATCTTCCTTGTAAATTCTATTTGCAAACTTCACAAACTTGATCTTCACACAGCCAGGTTGCATCTTGAATGGAACTGCAGCAGTTGGGCAGCAAACCAACTGAAGCCTAGGTATCGATCAATATTGATACCCACGTTGGGATCGATccactcattttagtggcacAGGTTGCTTTGACCTCACCCTTCCACCAGATGCCGCTAACGATGCTTTTCACTGAAGCGCCAAAGCACCCGATCTGTTCCGGTACAATTTGAAGGAAAGACTCAAACGCTTTCCATTTGGGCGGGCGAATTGTATCGATCTCACCAAAGTAAAGGCAGGGCACTtcattatacaaaaaaataatttacaatgtagcacattaaacaaaatattacacatattgCATTACATATTACACAAGAGGAGCAACTCATTATGGTGTTATGAGGAGTTCAAATAGATTATCACTTCCAAAACAACACTGTCCCTGCCAAGGCAAACCTTGAGGCTTTCTTAATTATATTGTTAACTTGTTTAACCTCAAAACCAAAATAGAGTGAAATGTACCTGCTAAAGACACCTGcaggtaaaataaatataaattgcaGCCAAAATGATCttttttatacataaatatatgaaaccACAAACTGAATTGATTATTCATTATTGTGCTCCCTTCACAATATACTTCATATATTATGCAGAAGACCAAACTCCCTACCAAGAAATGTATATACTTAATTATCTTAAGTCAACTGTTTGGAACACAAGTTTAAGCTGGCAACTACACCACTAAAGCTCACTCAAAAACTACAATTAAAAGTCATGTAATCGAAGACGTGAACCCGGAAATGATAACCAAGCCGAAGTTTCCTGTTTATATTAGCGCCTGACACAAAGAGCCAATCATAAGTTTTCTTCTTGTACTGCTTTGGCTTGATTGGTGCTTGGCATCATAGTACCTCTTGCAGCCATTGGCCACAGAAGGGAACACTACTGGTTGCGTAATTTTGTCACtttcatgaataaaaacatgcacattacGCTATTTCAATGTGGAATTGATTCGCTggcaaaacatttattttcacttaaaaaaaaaacaacgcagcGCCGCTTAGGTGGAGTTGTGTGATCAGGACTCGGAAGTCGATGTAAAGCAGTGGTGGGCAATACGGCTAATTATGGGATAGATTCGATACCAAGGATAATGTTGTAATTTCgcctttaatttgttgattattatgataattcgaataataaattttagattaaaaaataatatttgaatcACACACTTTGAACAATTAACaatatattcaactatatatacACGAGAACGATAAAATGTCATCATGCTAGTATTGAGCCTGTACCGATACCACCTTGCTATTGATATATGAATCGACCCACCCGCCGCTGGCAAGTGTCACTTTACAAAGCAGGATAACTTCCTAAATAGACTTGCACCCCACAAGCACGTAAAGCATTTCTAATATTCGGTATGGACTAAAATGTGGGGACTTCACAGCGCCACTTTTACCAACAATTGTACTTTTACAGTCGGGGGACTCAACATAAGAAGGTTTTTGCTTGCTGGATGGAATCAGACCGTCTCCTGGTAGATAGTGCCCATGGAGCAGCTCCCGGAGGTTATGGATCCTGGTCGGACAAGGACCTTGAAGGGGAACCGGTGTGCTCGATCGTTTGTGATTCGAGCATTGAACAAAGAGGTAAGATATGTGTTTCGTTTGGTATGATGGACGTGTCAGGGTAAATACATGTGTATATTGATCAGAAAGTTTGTCACTATCGTCAAAACatgttaaacacaggaagtcagcAAACTATCAGGAATATGATtgggttaaataaaataaaatttgcttCTTCCAACTCCTTTTCAGATATTGAATTAATTGATTTGTTGTCAGTAGTTGTGGTGTATTTGTAAAAGTTGTTTATGGATCTACAATTACGTCAATAAGTAGAAGAAATCAAAGTCGTCAGAAATGGGCAGGACAATCACCTGGCATGaattattttagctttatttatCTTTGATCTTTTTATCTTTAACTATTGAcgatcattcatttattattttgtcccGGAACACAATTCTATTATTCTTATTCCCTCGTTTTTTTAACGCTCACCTTCATCCACATTCCAACCATTCCAACATGAAAATGTTCACTCAATCAGGACATGATAGAGTAGCTAGCTAATCATACATTCCCCCAAAATTGTTGACAAGTACTTTGGcttctattatgctcatttttcggccctttgtattgagttgtggacttctatagggcaactacacacaataaccagcacaaaaagcgTTATAGTGCttcaagaatctgcacctattcagctgtatttctttggatttcgtggtttgAATTTCATTTTCAATCAAATTTTTCTTGTACATCCAATTTCTTCTGATTGTAAGTGTTCCATTTCAAGTACTTCTTTCTTTCACACTTCTTAGTTATTTTCAAAGTGTTGACCTGTGTATTTGTGTTGCCATATCACTTCTTTACCACAATGACACATTGTGTGGTGAGTCAACAGCACAAAATGTGTGAGCAGAAGTGATGCATCGTGTTACTGTTGTGAAAAGCCACTCcttgactttttaattttactctTTTCATCCTCCCTTCAATGTAGGATTTATGTAATTATGCAATACCTAAAGATTCACTATTTACTTGCCCTTTACTATTAGTGTTAATTGTGATCCAAAGATACAAGATCCTCAAACCACATTGTTTGGGGGTCACCTGCATGGCACCGACCTGATGCAGGTTGTGCAGCGATTGTTGGCAGCTGGTTGAGAGCACAGTGACTGGTTAGTGTTGGTGTAATACTACAGCATACTGACAGTTCAGTATTTACTAGGATAGTAACGGTTGTGTGGCATTTTTCGGTTCGGTGTGTATCTCGTTGTTAAAGTCACGGTTCAGTGCATACCGTGGTACAGTAGGGGAACAAAACGACAATAGTgcaaaattgaaattgaaatctcCTGGCTGATAATTAGCCAATAAATAACATTCTCAAATACAACATGCAAACATTGatagacagaaaaaaaacaacgttaACACACCGCAGCTGTTGAACTCCTTCCGTACGTCCGTCCGCTTTCTACGGCGCTTATattcactagggtcgcgggggcgtatgctggagcctatcccagttgacttcaggcgagaggccagGTACTGTTTAACGccgattaaaaacaaaaacaaacgcaCCCCACCAATTAAGAATTATACCGGGAACACCGGAAAGgattggattgcaaggtttattttttaaaaagttttttttgagcCTTGATGATTTTACACTTAAAATTTTCacagttgttttctttttttttttaatcttgttttCTGGACAATATTGTAAAGCTACAACATTGTTCTTATCTTCCCATTCATCTGCACTATTCATTCATAtgaaagttgaagttacttttAACCGTTAGCAGTTAACAGTTCGACAATTCTATTTCAtagaaaatacatacagtagcatCTGTCAGATACTTTTAAAAAGGAGACAAGGAGGTGATCAATTAACCATCTCATCACTTTACTGAATAAGGCATAGCATGCAGAGAAAGAATGTAACCAACCTAACCGAAACTGTCAGCTTGGCTAAACAAAACTCTTCATCATCACACAAACGTTCAGGGTAGCAACACTAtccaacaagtgaaacaaaCTTTCATCTACAGAGTTACTATTTACAGGAAACGTGTGtagcatgcatacacacactcgCACCACCATGACCACCATGACATGCATGCATAAAGCACGGGTAAGGAAGCTACGCAACAGAGTACAGTGGAGCCCAAACCTGTTACATTCTTCTAAAATTGAAagtatgttttatcttttttacAGATTTCAATGACATTCACAAGCGTTACAAAAAACTCCCATTTTCCATGATTTTCAGACAGGCCAAAAAAGTGATGTCATGGCAAAGTGCGCCTCCTTTACATCTGCTTTATATGTGGTGGGCATGGATGCGAGATTACCAATAAGAGAATCCCCCTCAACTCCAAGATCATAGAATAACACTTCAGCACAAAGG
Coding sequences within it:
- the nadsyn1 gene encoding glutamine-dependent NAD(+) synthetase isoform X1 gives rise to the protein MGRKVTLATCSLNQWALDFDGNLERILNSIEIAKANGAKYRLGPELEICGYGCADHFYESDTLLHSFEVLQKLLESPITQDIICDVGMPIMHHNIRYNCRVIFLNRQILLIRPKIVMANHGNYREMRWFSPWTKLRTVEEYFLPRMIQLVTGQDTVPFGDCVLSTKDTCIGTEMCEELWHPTSPHIQMGLDGIEIFTNSSASHHALRKAGQRIDLIKSATTKSGGIYLYANQKGCDGDRLYYDGCAMVAINGDIVAHGSQFSLNDVEVITATLDLEDVRCYRGELCRLQMVTPPGSDSKPSCRIKVDFSLSSNDDIWLTSHQPITWSFHTPEEEISLGPACWLWDYLRRSGQAGFLLPLSGGVDSSSTACIVYSMCVLVCRAVANGNKQVLEDVRRIVGEESYFPQQPRELCGHIFTTCYMATENSSQDTCNRAKELASQIGSTHMNVNIDMAVKGILGVFSMVTGKWPAFRANGGSHRENLALQNVQARVRMVLAYLFAQLSLWTRGKAGGLLVLGSANVDESLTGYFTKYDCSSADINPIGGISKNDLKTFLLYCVDHFQLTALKSIMAAPPTAELEPLADGQVAQTDEADMGITYSQLSVIGRLRKISKCGPFSMFCKLIHMWKDVLSPTEVAQKVKHFFRMYSVNRHKMTSVTPSYHAESYSPDDNRFDLRPFLYNTRWDRQFLSIDSQVSKMAATMPKS
- the nadsyn1 gene encoding glutamine-dependent NAD(+) synthetase isoform X3; this translates as MPIMHHNIRYNCRVIFLNRQILLIRPKIVMANHGNYREMRWFSPWTKLRTVEEYFLPRMIQLVTGQDTVPFGDCVLSTKDTCIGTEMCEELWHPTSPHIQMGLDGIEIFTNSSASHHALRKAGQRIDLIKSATTKSGGIYLYANQKGCDGDRLYYDGCAMVAINGDIVAHGSQFSLNDVEVITATLDLEDVRCYRGELCRLQMVTPPGSDSKPSCRIKVDFSLSSNDDIWLTSHQPITWSFHTPEEEISLGPACWLWDYLRRSGQAGFLLPLSGGVDSSSTACIVYSMCVLVCRAVANGNKQVLEDVRRIVGEESYFPQQPRELCGHIFTTCYMATENSSQDTCNRAKELASQIGSTHMNVNIDMAVKGILGVFSMVTGKWPAFRANGGSHRENLALQNVQARVRMVLAYLFAQLSLWTRGKAGGLLVLGSANVDESLTGYFTKYDCSSADINPIGGISKNDLKTFLLYCVDHFQLTALKSIMAAPPTAELEPLADGQVAQTDEADMGITYSQLSVIGRLRKISKCGPFSMFCKLIHMWKDVLSPTEVAQKVKHFFRMYSVNRHKMTSVTPSYHAESYSPDDNRFDLRPFLYNTRWDRQFLSIDSQVSKMAATMPKS
- the nadsyn1 gene encoding glutamine-dependent NAD(+) synthetase isoform X2; its protein translation is MGRKVTLATCSLNQWALDFDGNLERILNSIEIAKANGAKYRLGPELEICGYGCADHFYESDTLLHSFEVLQKLLESPITQDIICDVGMPIMHHNIRYNCRVIFLNRQILLIRPKIVMANHGNYREMRWFSPWTKLRTVEEYFLPRMIQLVTGQDTVPFGDCVLSTKDTCIGTEMCEELWHPTSPHIQMGLDGIEIFTNSSASHHALRKAGQRIDLIKSATTKSGGIYLYANQKGCDGDRLYYDGCAMVAINGDIVAHGSQFSLNDVEVITATLDLEDVRCYRGELCRLQMGSDSKPSCRIKVDFSLSSNDDIWLTSHQPITWSFHTPEEEISLGPACWLWDYLRRSGQAGFLLPLSGGVDSSSTACIVYSMCVLVCRAVANGNKQVLEDVRRIVGEESYFPQQPRELCGHIFTTCYMATENSSQDTCNRAKELASQIGSTHMNVNIDMAVKGILGVFSMVTGKWPAFRANGGSHRENLALQNVQARVRMVLAYLFAQLSLWTRGKAGGLLVLGSANVDESLTGYFTKYDCSSADINPIGGISKNDLKTFLLYCVDHFQLTALKSIMAAPPTAELEPLADGQVAQTDEADMGITYSQLSVIGRLRKISKCGPFSMFCKLIHMWKDVLSPTEVAQKVKHFFRMYSVNRHKMTSVTPSYHAESYSPDDNRFDLRPFLYNTRWDRQFLSIDSQVSKMAATMPKS